The genomic stretch CCGGTTGCCCGCCGCAGCCTGGCGTGAGGCCAAGGCTGCGCTCGAGCACGGGCCGGTGCTGGTGCAGGTGGCGCGCACCGGATTTATGCCTGCCCTGCGCTGCGAACGCTGCCGTACCTCCGCCCGCTGCAGCGCGTGTACCGGCCCGCTGGCCCTTGACGACGCCCGCGGTGCACCCTCCTGCGGTTGGTGCGGGCTGGTGGCAGCCGGCTGGTCATGTGGTGAATGTGGCTTTATGCGACTGCGGGCCGCCTCCATTGGCGCGGATCGCACGGCCGAGGAATTGGGCAGGGCATTCCCCAACGTCACGGTGCTCTCGGCCACCGGGGCCAAACCGATCTTTACCGTGCCGGCGAAACCAGCGCTGGTGGTCGCTACCCCCGGCGCCGAGCCGGTGGCCGAGCAGGGCTACGCCGCGGTGCTATTGCTTGATGGCGATCGCATGCTGGCGCGGGAGGGGCTGCGCACCGGTGAGGAAGTGCTTAACCGGTGGATGGGAGCTGCCGCCCTGGCGCGCGGGCGTGATAAATCAGGCGAGCGTCCGGGCGGCGGCACCGTGGTCGTCGCCGGAGATCCCACCGAGCCAATGCGAGCCCTGGTTCGCTTTGATGCTGCGGCCTATGCCGATGCCGAGCTGGCGGAACGCCGCGAGGTGGGGTTGCCCCCGGCCGTGCGGACCGCGTTGATCCAGGGTCCGGCCGCCACCGTGGAAAAATTCATGGCCGCCCTTGAGCTTCCGGACTCGGTACGGCGTAATGGTCCGGTGCTTCGGGGGGAGGGCGAACATCGCTGGTTGTTGTTCTTCTCCTACGCACAGGGACCAAGCGTCACGGCGCAGTTGCGCGCCATGCGAGCACGTTTTAGTGCCGCAAAGGAGCCGGTCGTTTCCATCCGCATCGACGCCGACGGAATTCTCTAGCCGTTGCTGCCACCAGCTGCTGCCTCGTGCGGGGCGCTGGTGTAGGTGCTGCGCGGCATCCCGCTTCGGGCCCATGGCATGGGAGCGCGTAAAAAGTCCTGGATCAGCGCAGCGGCCTCCGGTGCCTTCTCATAGTGGATCAGATGTCCCACGTTGTTGATGACCCGCAGTCTGGCGCGCGGGAAGCGCCGGGTCAGTGCCCGCTGCGCTTCCACGGAGCCCAATTCATCAAGTTCCCCCACCACCAGCAGGGTCGGTTCATTGATGCGCGCAGCAACATCACGCACCGTGGCGGTGATGGAGGCACCATAGGCCTCGCGCAGGGTCGCACGTGAGGTGAACCCGGAGAAATAGCGGCGGTGTTGGTCAAAAACGTAGGCCCGCATGGCCGGATCCTTGGACTTCAGCATGGCCAGTGAGGTGGCGTCGGTGATCAGCCGCGAACGCAGGAGAGCATCACCCAGCGGTGCGGGCAGCCAGGAGCCGACCGCGTAGTAGCTGCCGGCGGCCCGGGAGAGCAACGCCGAACTGCCCTCGAGCGCCGGTTCGCAGATCGGGTTCAGCAGCAGCAGCCGGGCGAAGCTGCCCGGATGCCGAGCCAGATACGTGGCGGCGACGATGGTGCCGAAGGAATGACCCAACAAGATGGTCTCCGGGCCCAACTCCAGCTCCTGGCGCAGCGCGGTTATGACCTCGCCGTAACCCGCAACATCGTGTGCTGGAACGCTGGGTGCCGGGTTTGACGTTTGTGATTCCTCGTCCTTCACGGGGGCGCAGAACGGGGTGGAAACCCCAAAGCCGGGCAGATCCGGAACGATAATCGTGTAATCGCCGAGCTCATTGATGATCCGAGTGAGTCCGTGGTGATCTCCCCGGAAGCCATGCACGGCCAGGATCACGCCGCGAGCGCTGTCGAGTGCCGGGTAGGTCCAGGTGCACACCCGTGCGCCGTGGATGTGGTGGGTGCTTTTCAGGGCGCGGCGAGTGCGCGGCTGCGAATGATCGGGCATGAGATCAAGCCTAATGGCTGGAGCTTGGTGGGGCGTTGAGCAGGCGCAGTGCGGTTCCCTCGTCGAGCACTAGGTCGGTGATCAGCCCCCCGGCCAGCGCACCGTGCAGGGCGCGTAGTTTGCCCGCTCCGGAGAGTACACAGAGTCGCCGGGGAACCTTGCGTAGGGCGCGGAGGGTGGGACCTGTGGCCCGAGAATTGATTTCGATTCCCTCGTCGCTTCCGCTGCCGTCAAAAAATACGGTGGCCACGTCGCCCACCACGCCGTGTTCGTGGAGTGCCGCCGATTCCGCGGGGCTGAGATAACCGCCGCGGTAGACCTGGCTGGGCACCGCCGCCTCGGTCGCGCCGAGTGAGAAGACCGCCAGCCCCATGCCCTGCTGAACACCCAAGACTCGGCGCACCGAGCCCTCCCGCCACATGGCCTCGCGGGTACTAGCCTGATCGAAGAACGCCGGGACCGGGAACTGCTCAACCCGGGCGGTGTAGGCGGCACCAAAACGCTGCAGGATTTCCGAGGCGTAGGTCAGCCCGGTGGTCTGCGGGTTGGCCGCACCATTCAGTTGAACGATCAGCGTGTCGTGAGTTGGCTTGCGCATCAGCGCAAGGGAGAGCGCCTGCATCGTGGAGCCCCATGCCACCCCGACCGTCATCCCGGAGGACACCAGGGTATTGAGCACGTGGGCCGCGTGGGTGGCCACGCGTTCGAGGATTTCGGCGTCGGCGAGCGCCCCGTCGGTGGGCACCACGTGGACCTTGATGCCGAACTTGTGTTCCAGTTCGCGCACCAACACTGGGCTGCGGTCACCACCTGCGTTGATTTCGATGTTCACCAAGCCGGTGCGCCGGGCCATGGAAAGCAGTCTCGAGACGGTGGAACGCGAGACGGCCAGTTCCTTGGCGATCGACTCCATGGTGAGGTCCTGGAGGTAGTACAGCTGGGCGGCGCGCAGTGCGTCACGCTCCCGGGGCTGGCCATGTCCGGGTGTCCCGCGGGTGCCGCGTGGGGGAGTCGCGGATGTGACGTGTTGAACAAAAGCACCAGTCCCGGGTGAGGTCGGCGCCGTGTTCAGGGGCATGTTGGGCATCGGTTCGGTCCTTTTGTGCACATATGTGCAGATGAATTGACGAGTTTGTTCTCCAGTGACAAGACTAGCTACTACATGGTTTTGACTCAAAGCCCCGCAGGGGGTGATGGGAAGTTCTCCAAAGGGTTATCGGAACGCTCCGCATAGGCGGTATTGAGCCGGTAATCTGGACAGGACCATGTGAAGCACGCTTATTCGCCGCAGCATAGTTCTAAGGATGGCCCCATCGTGGCAGCCGCAGCCTCCCACCGTTCCCATTTAGCCGCGCTCCGGTCCCGGCCGGGCGCCAAGGTGCTCATCGTCGGTGGTGGAATCAACGGAGTGGCGACCTTCCGGCAACTCGCCCTGCAGGGTGTGGACGTGGCCTTGATCGAGCGCGGTGACTACTGCCAAGGGGCATCGGGTGCCTCCTCGCACATGATCCACGGTGGTATTCGGTACCTGGAAAACGGCGAATTCCGGCTGGTCCATGAATCGGTGCAGGAACGCAACTCATTGCTGGAGATTGCTCCGCACTACGTCAAGCCGCTGCGCACCACCATCCCCATCTTCTCCACCTTCTCCGGCATCCTCTCCGCCCCGGTGCGGTTTCTGACCCACCGTAGCGGCAAGGCCACCGAACGCGGAGCAGTACTGATCAAGGCCGGCCTGGTGATTTACGATCTCTTCGCCGGTGCCGGTGGACGTAACACGCCATGGCACAAGTTCCGTGGCACCAAGGGCTCGCTGGCCGAGCTTCCGATGCTACGCACCGACGTGAAGTACACCGCCACCTACTTCGACGCCTCCGTCCACAACCCCGAGCGCCTCACCCTGGACGTTTTGCGTGACGGGCTGGAAGCCAACCGTCAGGCGCGAGCGGCCAATTACGTTTCGCTCATCGGCCACAACGAGTCCGGTGCCCGCTTGCGAGATGAACTCACGGGCGAAGAATTCGACTTCGACGCCGAGATCATCGTGAACGCCACCGGTGCCTGGGTGGATCTGACCAACGGATCCATCGGTGCCCCGAGTCAGTTTATGGGCGGGACCAAGGGCAGCCACATCGTGCTGGACCACCCCGCCCTGCTGGCCGCCTGTGGCGGACGCGAGATCTTCTTTGAGCACTCCGACGGGCGCATCGTGCTGATCTACCCGATGGGTGACCGCGTCCTGGTGGGGACCACCGATATTGACGCCGACATGAGCGAGCCAGCGCGCTGCACCGATGCGGAGGTCGAGTACTTCTTTGAACTCATCCGCCACGTCTTCCCCACCATCGAGGTGGGCCACGAACAGATTGTTTACAAGTTCTCCGGCGTTCGCCCGCTTCCGCGCCACGATGACACGGCCCCGGGCTTCGTCTCCCGCGATTACCGGATCGAGCGTACCGAGCTGGCCGGGGAATCCATCATGTTCTCGCTGGTCGGTGGCAAGTGGACCACCTTCCGCGCGCTCGGGGAAACCCTGGGTGGCAAGGTGCTTGATGAACTTGGGGTAAGTTCCACGGTGAGCACCCGTGGGCTGCCCATCGGTGGTGGCAAGAACTTCCCGGAGTCCTCCGCGGCCCTGCAGTCCTGGTTTGGTGCGCGTTCACTGCTCGCCTCCCGGGACCGCCTCGAGGTGCTGCTCACGCGTTATGGCACCCGGGCCGATGCGGTGCTTGATGCCATCGGCCCCAACGATCCCACCCTGCCCGGCTGTGCCGAGCTGTCGGTGGCCGAGCTGCGTTACCTCGCCGAACACGAGCAGCTGGGCATGCTCAGCGACGTGTTCATCCGGCGGACCTCGCTGGCCTTCCGCGGGCTAGTGACCAATGAACTGTTGGTGCAGGTGGCCGACGCCATCGCGCCGGTCCTCGGCTGGGACGCCGCCGAACAAGCACGCCAGGTGAGCGAATGCGCGCGCGTGCTCACCGAAGACCACGGATCGAACCTGGCCCTGACTAACGCCTGATTCACGTGCTCCCCTTCGCGCCCGCCCACCGGCCGGCGCGAAGGCGGTAGCCCGGCACTGCCACCCCGTGTTTCACCGTCATCCCCTCGTGCGGGTGATGATCCCCTAAATTTTCCGTCCCACCGCATAGGTGGGCGCGGTCTTTGTCATGCCGAAAAACGGCCTAGCCGCGTGAAAAATGGCCCACAAAAGCCCGCCGCGCGAATCAACACTATAAACACTGAAGGAACAACGATGTCTCTTACGGTCTTTACCGCCGAGTTCTTCGGCACCATGCTGCTAGTGCTCTTAGGTGGTGGTGTGGTGGCCAACGTGCTGCTCAACAAAACCAACGGGCGCGGCGGGGGCCCGCTGATGATCAACTTCGGTTGGGGTCTGGCAGTGTTTGCCGGAGTCTGGGTCTCCGCGGCCTCCGGAGCGCACCTGAATCCGTCCGTGACGGTGGGTTTGTGGGTCAACCCCGACGTGAGTGAATTTGCCCCGGGAGTCGCCAAGACCCTCGGATTTGCACTGATCTACTTTGCCGCACAGCTACTCGGGGCCATGGTGGGTGCGGCCCTGTGCTTCCTGTCCTACAAAAAGCACTTTGATGCCGAAGAGGATCCAGGCACCAAGCTGGCGGTCTTTTCCACGGCACCGGCCATTCAAGCCCCGGGCTGGAACCTGCTCACCGAGGCCATCGCCACCTTCGTCTTGGTCTTTGTGATCTCCGGATTCGGCACCACACCGCACAGTTTGGGCCCACTGGCCGTGGCACTGTTGGTGGTGGGCATCGGAGCCTCGCTGGGCGGACCCACCGGTTACGCCATTAACCCCGCACGAGACCTTGGTCCGCGCATCGCCCACGCCCTGCTGCCGATCCGCGGTAAGGGTGGCAGTAATTGGTCCTACGCGTGGATTCCGGTCGTGGGCCCACTCCTCGGCGGTGTCGCTGGTGGTCTGGGCGCGGGAGCCTTGTTCTAATGGGAGAACCGATCCAGAGGCCAGCACGCACTCAGGGCGCCGGCACCACCACCGATAACAGCACCACCCAGAGCAGCACAACACCGCACCTCGTTGAAAGGTCAAACACCGTGTCCACATACGTCATCGCCATTGATCAGGGAACCACCAGCTCCCGCGCCATCGTTTTTGACCACGACGGCAAACCCGTCTCCACCGGTCAGATGGAACACCAACAGATCTTCCCGCATGCGGGCTGGGTGGAACACGACGCCGTGGAGATCTGGAACAACGTCCGTGAGGTCATCGCCGTCGCGCTGGCCGGCGGCAACCTCACCCGCCACGACATCGCCGCCGTCGGCATCACCAACCAACGCGAAACGGCAGTCGTTTGGGACAAGCACACCGGCGTGCCCGTCTACAACGCGATTGTCTGGCAGGACACCCGGACCCAGGGCATCGTGGAGGAACTGGCGGCCAATGGCGGAGTTGACCGCTACAAGGAGCGGGTCGGCCTGCCGCTGGCACCGTACTTCTCCGGTACGAAGATCAAGTGGATCCTTGACAATGTCGATGGCGCCCGCGAGCGCGCCGAGGCCGGGGACCTGCTCTTTGGCAACACCGACACCTGGGTCACCTGGAACCTCACCGGCGGAACCGATGGCGGAGTGCACATCACCGACGTCACCAACGCCTCACGCACCCTTTTTATGGACCTAGAAAAGTTGGAGTGGGATGCACAGATCCTTGCCGACTTCGCGGTGCCCGCGTCCATGATGCCGGCGATCAAATCCTCCTCCGAGGTCTACGGACACGTGCACTCCTCGCAGCTATTGCGCGAGGTCCCGATCGCGGGGATCCTCGGTGACCAGCAGGCGGCAACCTTCGGCCAAGCGGCGTTCGATGCCGGTGAAGCGAAAAATACCTACGGCACCGGCTGCTTCTTGATCTTCAACACCGGCAAAGAGATCGTGCGTTCGGGCAACGGGCTGCTCACCACCCTGGGGTACAAGCTCGGCGATGCGGACCCGGTGTACGCCCTGGAGGGCTCGATCGCCGTGGCCGGCTCGCTGGTGCAGTGGCTGCGCGATAACATCGGGATGATTTCCACCGCCGCGGAGGTGGAGGTACTGGCCTCTCAGGTGCAGGACAACGGTGGGGTGTACATCGTTCCTGCCTTCTCCGGGCTTTTTGCCCCGTATTGGCGTGCCGATGCCCGCGGGGCCATCGTGGGGTTGACCCGCTATGCCAACAAGAACCACATCGCGCGTGCCGCCCTGGAATCTACCGCCTTCCAGACCCGTGAGGTGCTTGATGCCGTCAACGCCGATTCGGGGGTTCCGCTCACCGAGCTCAAGGTTGATGGTGGGATGGTGGCCAACGATGCGCTGATGCAGTTCCAGGCCGATCTGCTCGGTGTTCCGGTGATCCGCCCCAAGGTCACCGAGACCACGGCCCTGGGCGCCGCCTATGCCGCGGGCCTGGCCGTCGGGTTCTGGAAGGATCTGGGGGAACTTCGCTCCAACTGGGCCGAGGACAAGCGCTGGGAACCTGCCATGGAGGATGCCGAGCGCGATCGCCAGATGCGCCTGTGGAAGAAGGCCGTGACGCGCACCTTCGACTGGGTTGATGAGGACGTGCGCTAGGGCGCACTAGTGGTGCAGATCCCGCGGGCGCGTCGAAGGCGCGCCCGCGGGGCCCACGCTCGGTAAGGTAGAATGTGGGCATGAACGCAGTGCTCTTGCTAACTTAGCCGCATGGAATGAACCCCATGCGGCCGCCCCTTGTTTGCCAAGGGGCTTTTGTGTGTCAGGGGGTCTTTGCCGCCGATGCACTCCATGAACCGCAGTCACGCAGCCACGTTCCACCCCTCCATCAGGCGCAGCAACAAAAGAAGGCGAAACACGATAGTGAGCACCCAGCCGACCGGCACCGATACCGCTGACAACGAGTCCACAGCAGCGGCCTACGACTTCCACACGATGGAAGCCAAGTGGGCCCCGGTGTGGGAAAAACTCGGCGTCTTCACGCCCAAGGACGATTCCAGCGCCGAACGCCGCTACGTGCTTGATATGTTCCCCTACCCCTCCGGCGACCTGCACATGGGTCACGCCGAGGCCTTCGCCATGGGGGATGTGGTAGCGCGCTATTGGCGCCAAAAGGGCTACAACGTGATGCACCCGATTGGTTGGGACTCCTTCGGTCTGCCGGCCGAGAACGCCGCCATCAAGCGCAATGCCCACCCCGCCGAGTGGACGTACGCGAACATCGACACCCAGGCCGCCAGCTTTAAGCGCTACGCGATCTCCGCCGACTGGGAACGGCGCATCCACACCTCGGACCCGGAGTACTACCGCTGGACCCAGTGGCTGTTCACCCGCTTCTACGACAAGGGCCTGGCCTACCGCAAGAACCACCCGGTGAACTGGTGCCCGACCGACCAGACCGTGTTGGCCAACGAGCAGGTTGTTAACGGTGCCTGCGAACGCTGCGGCACCATCGTGACCAAGAAGTCGCTGAACCAGTGGTACTTCAAGATCACCGATTACGCGGACCGCCTGCTTGATGACATGGACGAGCTGAAGGGCCACTGGCCCGAGCGCGTGCTGGCCATGCAGAAGAACTGGATCGGCCGCTCCGAGGGCGCCCACGTTGACTTCGTCATCGAAGCCACCGAGTCCCAGGAAGCCCACAAGACCACGGTCTTCACCACGCGCCCGGACACGCTGCACGGCGCCACCTTCTTTGTGGTGGCCGCCGACGCCGAGCTGGCCAATCAGCTGGTCACGCAGGAACACCGCGAAGCCCTCGAGGCCTACCAGGAGCAGGTCAAGGCGCTTTCCGAGATCGAACGCCAGGCCACCGAACGCGAAAAGACCGGTGTTTTCACCGGCCGCTACGCCATCAACCCGCTTAACGGGGAAAAGCTGCCCGTCTGGGCCGCGGACTACGTGCTGGCCGACTACGGCACCGGAGCGATCATGGCCGTGCCCGCGCACGACCAGCGCGACCTGGACTTCGCCCGCACCTTCGACCTGCCGGTACGCGTGGTCGTTGATACCGGCGCCGAGGACCCGGCCGAAACCGGCATTGCGACCACCGGTGAAGGTGTTTTGGTGAACTCCGGTGAGCTGAACGGCCTGCCCAAGGCCGACGGCATTTCCCGCGCCATCGACATCGTGACCGAGGCCGGCACCGGTGAGAAGTTTGTGAACTTCCGCCTGCGTGACTGGCTCCTGAGCCGTCAGCGCTTCTGGGGCACGCCGATCCCGATCATTCACTGCGCCGACTGTGGTGAGGTCCCGGTTCCCGATGACCAGCTGCCGGTGCGCCTGCCGGAGAATCTGCGCGGCGAGCAGCTGGCGCCCAAGGGCACCTCCCCGCTGGCAGCCGTCGAGGAATGGGTCAACGTACCCTGCCCCACCTGTGGTGCCCCCGCCAAGCGCGACACCGACACCATGGACACCTTTGTCGACTCCTCCTGGTACTTCCTGCGCTTCGTTTCCCCGAACTACACCGAGGGTCCCTTTGACCCGCAGGCGGTTCGTGACTGGATGCCGGTGGGCCAGTACGTGGGCGGCGTTGAGCACGCGATTTTGCACCTGCTCTACTCGCGCTTCTTCACCAAGGTCATCTTCGATCTGGGTCTGATCGATGTGAAGGAACCCTTCAGCGCCCTGTTGAACCAGGGGCAGGTGCTCAACGGCGGCAAGGCCATGAGCAAGTCGCTGGGCAATGGTGTGGATCTGGGTCAGCAGCTGGATAAGTTCGGTGTTGACGCCGTGCGCCTGACCATGATCTTCGCCTCCCCGCCGGAGGACGACGTGGACTGGGCAGATGTGTCCCCGGGTGGTTCCTCCAAGTTCTTGGCCCGCGCTTGGCGCCTGGCCCAGGACGTGGCCAGTGAGGTGGGAGCGGATGTCACCACCGGGGATAAGGCACTGCGCCAGATCACCCACAAGGCCGTCCACGAGGCGACCGGGATGCTTGACGGTGGCAAGTTCAACGTTGTCATCGCCAAGATGATGGAGCTGGTCAACGCGACCCGCAAGAGCATCGACTCCGGTGCCGGTGCGGCGGATCCCGCGGTACGCGAGGCCACCGAGGCCGTGGCCATCGTGCTCTCGCTCTTCGCCCCGTACACCGCCGAGGACATGTGGGCGGCACTGGGCCACGAACCGGCCGTCGCCAACGCCGGCTGGCCGACCGTTGATGAGGCCCTGCTGGTGCAGGACACCGTCACCGCCGTGGTGCAGATCAAGGGCAAGGTCCGGGCACGGCTGGAAGTTTCGGCCGACATCAGCGCCGAGGACCTGGAGGCCCTGGCACTGAAGGATGAGGCAGTGGTGCGTTACCTTGATGGTGCGGCCATCAACAAGGTGATCGTTCGTGCACCGAAACTCGTCAACGTGGTGCCGGCTTCCTAACTAAAGGCGGTAATCTACAGGGCATGGACGCATCCGAGTCTCACATCCGACCGCCGCGGGCCACCGGCCCCGGCGGCTGGATGGAGCGCTTACGCCCGCGGCGCTCACGCGGCACCACCGAGAGCTCTACCGAGCGCAAAACGGTGGTGCCCGTGGGCATCGTGACGGATTCGGCCGCTGCCCTTCCGGACGCCTGGATGGCCGCGCACCAGCGTTTTGTGCGCATGGTGCCGATGCCGGTGATGGTCAACGACCAGATTTTCTCCGAAGGTAGCGACGATGTACCCACCGAGCTGGCCCTGGGCCTGGCCATGGGGCAGCCGGTACGCACCTCCCGCCCCGCACCGGGTACGCTGCTGCGCGCCTACCGGGAACTGGCCGAAGCCGGGGTCAGCGAGATTATTTCCATCCATCTCTCCTCGAAGCTCTCCGGAACGGTGGAGGCAGCGCGCCTAGCAGCTGCCTCCGCGCCGGTTCCGGTGCGCGTTGTTGATTCACTCACCGTTGCCCTGGCCCAGGGCTTCGCTGTGATGGCCACGGCCGAGCGTGCCGCGACCGGAGCAAGCGCCGATGAGCTCGAAGCGCTGGCACAATCCGCGGCCGATAATCACGTGTACTTCGCCGTGCCGTCTCTTGAGCAACTTCGTAAGGGCGGGCGGATTGGTACCGTTGCCTCAATGCTTGGCACGTTGCTCAACGTTAAGCCGATTTTGTCGATGCGCGATGGACAGATCATCGCGTATGAAAAGGTCAGAACCCAATCCCGCACCGTGGCCCGACTGGTGGCCATCGCCCGCGCCGAGGCTCAGGCTCGTGGGCCGGCGGTGCGGATGGCGGTACATTACTTCGGCAATCTTGAGGCCGCCGAGGAAATTGTCCATGAGCTGGCCGGTGCCTCGCAATTTGAGGTCCTGGCCGTCCCGGTGCCAGCGGTACTCGGTGCGCACACCGGTGTTGGAGTATTGGCCGTGGCCATCGCCGGTGGTCAGGCTCCACCGGTCCCCAAGCCCGTGCGGGCGGAACCCAAGCCTCGGGCCGAACCACGGCCCAAAGCCGAACCGCGACCCAAAAATGGAGCGCGGCAGCGCGCGGAGGCACGCAAAGATTCACGCCACCCTGGGCCAGTGCCGCCGGCGGATCCCACCCCCTAGCGGTTGAGGCGAAAGCGTTCGCCGGTTCTCCACATACGGACGGCGCCTCAGTCTTCGCGGATCTGAACGGGCGTGCACTTGAGAGCATGGGAGCTCACGAGTGGGTGGAATATGAGCAGCGAGCCAACCTGGGGCCGGTCCCCGGGCGTTGGCGTGTGCTCGTTGGCCGTTCCGCTGCCATCGTCCTGATCCTCGGCGCACTGTCCTGGATCGCTGTCTCCTTGGTCTTTAATCCCCTTCCACGTGCGCCGGATGAGGCGCAGTCGATTCCCATAGCCGCGGCCGGAACTCCGGAACACATAGGCAGTTCTGCTAGCGAAGCACCGCCGAGCGCGCAGGAATCGGTGCCTCATGCCAGCGGCGGCGCCACGGTCGTCATCCATCTCATCGGTGCCGTGAAGAAGCCGGGAGTCTATTCCCTCCCCTTGGGATCTCGAGTACTTGATGCCGTGAAGCGCGCCGGTGGGCTAGCTCCCGATGCTGCTCCGGAATCCATCAATCTGGCCGCCGAGCTCGGAGACGGACAACAAATCCGCATTCCACACACCGGGGACTCCGCAGCAGCGCCGCCAGCAGCCGCTTCGCAATCCGCAGTGGGAAGCGCGCCGGGCGGAAAACTCAATATCAACATCGCGAATCAAAGTCAGTTGGAAGAGCTTCCGGGCATCGGCCCGGCACTGGCGGTACGCATCCTTGATTTCCGTACCGCCAACGGACCCTTCAAGAATCTGGCGGAACTTGATGCCGTCAGTGGGATCGGCCCTGCCCTGCTGGGAAATTTGCGTGATGCGGTGGTGTTCGAATGAATCGCGGTCCCTGCTCGGGATTCAAACCGTACGCAGGCAGATACCGTGTGCGGGTTCAGACTATCCAAAACGTTCGTCAGCAAATTCTTCATTGGTACCGTCATTGGGAGTACCGGTGCGGACACCGGGATGATTAAATTCTTGGATCTCCCACCAACCATCTGGAGGACTCTCTATAAATTTGGCCAGAATTTTCCATACCAAAGCTTAACTGGATAGCCTTTGGTATGGTTGGGTGGTGAGCATAGATAAGCCGCCCCTCCACGTCTGGCCGGCCACGGCTTACGAAGCACATCCGTGGGTGCGTCCAGGCAACGAAATAGCCTCCCGTCGAGCCAAGCTCCAAGCCCGCGGTGACTACCAGGCGGCGGTCCCGCCATTCGTCGCCGCAACCCCGGTGATCTTGCCCGCCGAATTGATCGCCTTGGCCGATGATGCGAGCCATGAACTCGCCCGATTCGACGCTGAGGCCGGAATGATCGCGGCACCCTTCGCGTCGATCCTGCTACGTAGTGAGTCCGCCTCCAGCTCGGAGGTGGAGAACCTCACCTCTAGTGCCAAACAGGTGGCCCTCGCGGAGATTGGCGAGTCGAAGTCCGGAAACGCGCGCTTGGTAATTGCCAACGTACGCGCCATGACGGCGGCGATTGCTCTCTCGGATCAGTTGG from Paeniglutamicibacter sp. Y32M11 encodes the following:
- the leuS gene encoding leucine--tRNA ligase, with product MSTQPTGTDTADNESTAAAYDFHTMEAKWAPVWEKLGVFTPKDDSSAERRYVLDMFPYPSGDLHMGHAEAFAMGDVVARYWRQKGYNVMHPIGWDSFGLPAENAAIKRNAHPAEWTYANIDTQAASFKRYAISADWERRIHTSDPEYYRWTQWLFTRFYDKGLAYRKNHPVNWCPTDQTVLANEQVVNGACERCGTIVTKKSLNQWYFKITDYADRLLDDMDELKGHWPERVLAMQKNWIGRSEGAHVDFVIEATESQEAHKTTVFTTRPDTLHGATFFVVAADAELANQLVTQEHREALEAYQEQVKALSEIERQATEREKTGVFTGRYAINPLNGEKLPVWAADYVLADYGTGAIMAVPAHDQRDLDFARTFDLPVRVVVDTGAEDPAETGIATTGEGVLVNSGELNGLPKADGISRAIDIVTEAGTGEKFVNFRLRDWLLSRQRFWGTPIPIIHCADCGEVPVPDDQLPVRLPENLRGEQLAPKGTSPLAAVEEWVNVPCPTCGAPAKRDTDTMDTFVDSSWYFLRFVSPNYTEGPFDPQAVRDWMPVGQYVGGVEHAILHLLYSRFFTKVIFDLGLIDVKEPFSALLNQGQVLNGGKAMSKSLGNGVDLGQQLDKFGVDAVRLTMIFASPPEDDVDWADVSPGGSSKFLARAWRLAQDVASEVGADVTTGDKALRQITHKAVHEATGMLDGGKFNVVIAKMMELVNATRKSIDSGAGAADPAVREATEAVAIVLSLFAPYTAEDMWAALGHEPAVANAGWPTVDEALLVQDTVTAVVQIKGKVRARLEVSADISAEDLEALALKDEAVVRYLDGAAINKVIVRAPKLVNVVPAS
- a CDS encoding DegV family protein, with product MDASESHIRPPRATGPGGWMERLRPRRSRGTTESSTERKTVVPVGIVTDSAAALPDAWMAAHQRFVRMVPMPVMVNDQIFSEGSDDVPTELALGLAMGQPVRTSRPAPGTLLRAYRELAEAGVSEIISIHLSSKLSGTVEAARLAAASAPVPVRVVDSLTVALAQGFAVMATAERAATGASADELEALAQSAADNHVYFAVPSLEQLRKGGRIGTVASMLGTLLNVKPILSMRDGQIIAYEKVRTQSRTVARLVAIARAEAQARGPAVRMAVHYFGNLEAAEEIVHELAGASQFEVLAVPVPAVLGAHTGVGVLAVAIAGGQAPPVPKPVRAEPKPRAEPRPKAEPRPKNGARQRAEARKDSRHPGPVPPADPTP
- a CDS encoding ComEA family DNA-binding protein, whose translation is MEYEQRANLGPVPGRWRVLVGRSAAIVLILGALSWIAVSLVFNPLPRAPDEAQSIPIAAAGTPEHIGSSASEAPPSAQESVPHASGGATVVIHLIGAVKKPGVYSLPLGSRVLDAVKRAGGLAPDAAPESINLAAELGDGQQIRIPHTGDSAAAPPAAASQSAVGSAPGGKLNINIANQSQLEELPGIGPALAVRILDFRTANGPFKNLAELDAVSGIGPALLGNLRDAVVFE